From Aegilops tauschii subsp. strangulata cultivar AL8/78 chromosome 5, Aet v6.0, whole genome shotgun sequence:
GAATTTCGGCAACACATCCTCGTCTGATCGTTACTTCGCGCCTTTACTTTGTGCAATCTTTTATTGTGTGTTTATCTTGTGCttgcatttgttatttttgtgtTTGTCATATAGGTCGatcacctagttgtttatctagacaacctattttctTGTATCATCGATGGTTGAGAGACTTCAGCCCACGCTCGCGGATGAGTTTGTTGGCGTAGGGCTCAAAATGCTTGTACTCATGGAATGAAGTGTGAATGTTGGCCCAAAATGTTGAGCCATTTTGCTCCGTGCCATGGATCGGATCGATACTAGTGGCCAAGCACAAATCGCACAACAAATCATCCCCCTCCTTCATGTTGAAGCTCTCTCCtttacccctcttctttggatcGGCAACAAATTCATTTGGATCATCGTCCTCACCGTCCTCCTCCTACTCATGCTGCCCGGTGGCCCAACCCGAATATGTGTATGTGCCTGGTTGGGTGTACATATCGGATTGGGTGTACGTGCCCGACTGTGTGGACTCCAAGTCATCCACCTGCACGTCCTTGTAGCAACCTCCGCCAACACCTCCGTCGTGAATTATTTTGTTCGCATCATCGTGCGACAACTCATCCGCTTGAGGCATATCCGTGGTCGACCCCCGGAGCGGCCAGGCGGTGAACGTGTCGAGCCGGCGGGCGGTGGCCGTGGACAGGCACTGGTACACTGGCGAGACGCTGGTGCGGTACGCGGTGGTGCTCGGCGGGAGCAAGTTCTAGGCCACGGTCACCTGCTCGGAGGAGGCCGGGTGCCTTAACCTTATTAGGGAGGTCAGCCTGGCCGTCGAGGACGCCGACGGCGCggcggtgagcggcgaaggcagCCTGCGGCTCCTCGCGGCCGCGATGGAGGGACCAAGGAGGaaaggaggggagaaggaaagagaagAGGCCAAGAGGAGGTACGAGGAGTTCGTGGGGAGCAAGAGGGGACGGAAGGAGTCCAAGGCGAGGCGGGAGGTGCTCGTCGACCTGTGCTGCTCCGCCGTCAGCGCCGTCGCCGTGCTCAGCTTCCTCGCCTCCATCGTCGACTCGTACGCTAGAGCCTAGCGCACCGTACTCGAGACATGTACACCAGTTCTTTTCATTACGATAACACTGAAGCAAACAATCGTATTTGTACTGTCGGAGCTGAAAATTCAGGCAGTTGAAGGCCGCACAGTATGCACTGCGTATACTCTGCCGTCCGACCTGTTCAACAAATTGACAAGGTCTCAAAGCTGCAAACCAGAAGGATGCATGTGCTCCCGTCAATATATAGCAGCACTTCACCTTCACATCAGCCCTGAAACCAGCAGGATGTGCTCCGAATCCAAATTTACAATAAAAATCGTGAAAACAGAAGTTGTGGAATTAGAAAACAAATTACACGCATTTAGCACATAGCTTGATGGACCGGCTTAACCAACAAGCGTTTGCTGGGGAGCATGGCAAATGCGAACATGTTTCATGGCAGTTTGTGTTGGCCGAGGATGGCAAATTTAGTTAGCAAGCACGGCAAATTCGGTTATTTGCCGTGCTTGCGAACTAAAATTTCAGGATTTATTGTGCTTGCTAACTAATTTTTTTTTGCGACAATGGTAATTAAATTTGTTATCCTTAGAAGTGATATAAATTACCATAAAAAATGTACTCGTATTACCGTAGCTTGATTTACACCTCCGAACAAGTCGGTAACAATTATACTCCTGCCAACCAGGGAACAGGCCAAGGTGTAAATGGAAGCATGAATAATACAACTCGGGAGCTGAAGGAAGCATCCTTGCTGATAACACTCCTGGACGATTTACAACAATACAGTTGCCTATCCGTCATGGTATTCATGCTAGAAAGAAGCGTACAGGATGGAATGGACGGATCACTCATGGTATTTATTCTAGTACAATTTAAGTCTGGGTTGCAGGAAAGATTTGACACCATCGAGGTCCAATCTCTCCCAGGATTTAACATCAATCTCCAGTAGCTGCAATCTTCGTGGCAAGCTGTCCATCTTGAAAGGAAGACTCTTCAATTCTCGAGAATATCCAAGCTCCAGTCGCTCTAGGGATGGAAATGTCACATTGGGATCTCCAATACTGACCAGCGATCTGCACTTCGAAATGTTCAGATATTTGAGGCAGGGAAACGTCTTCACATTGTCTTGTTCGCTGAACTTGTCATCACCAAGGTGCCTAGTAAATGCTTGCTGCATCAAATCACAGGCAACTATTATGAGTTGTTCGAGGCAAGGCAGATAGATCGCCCAAGAGAGGTCATTTAGCTTCCCGCAGCCCCCCACCATCAAGTAGGCAAGCCTTGGAAAAAGAGATGCTGGAGATGTTCCCATCCAAGTTATCTCTCTCAAGTCTGACAAAGCTGTCAAAATGAGCCGACTGAGAGTACCAAAACAACAGGTTGGTCCTGCCAACTTGTGCCCTAATATAATTTCCTTAATGTCGCACATTTCAATTTCCAGTTCATGCAAGGTTCCTCGTGTGAAGTCATGAATAGCAgaggggtcaagtgaacacgtcGTGAGTATGTGCAGATTTAAATACCTGATGGCGAGCTTGCTGCTTTCTCTTAGAAATAATTCATACTGAGGGAAAAAAAGGACATAGATGCCAACTGCTTTCAAGTGGGATAGGGTGCCCAACTCTTGAAGCATTCTTGGAAAAAGGTCATCACCAACTTGAATTTTGAAGTCTATTACTTGCAATGCTTGAAGGCTAGATATGACCCCCTCTGGTAACCTTTGTATGATAGTCCCTTCAAGGTACAAGAACTTGAGCTTAATGAGGTTTCCAAAGTGACGAGGCACTTCTTTTATATAATAATTATGGGACAAATCAAGGTGTTCCAGGTTTGCCAAAGAACATAATTCTTTAGGTATCTCCCTCAGATGGTTGAAGCTCAAATCCAAATATGTCAGTGAAGTGAATTTCTTGACTTCTTTAGCTATCATACTTTCATTCAACCGATTATTTCTAAGGCATAACATCCGCATGTGACGAGGATTGGTACCAACAGGAGGAAGTTCTGACAAATAGTTATTCACCAATGAGACACACTCAACTTGGCTCCAAGGGATACTAAATTTTTCATCTTGGGCAACTCCTCCATAGGCAAACCACTTGCCATTGTTTTTACCACAGCCACAAGAGATCCATAAAGCCATGTCACGAACCACATCATGCATTTTAACAGAATCATACAATTTTCCACAACCATCTAACAAACATGCTGCTGAAAGGTCACCCATGAGACTATATGCTTTTGTGTAGGAACTTTGTATGTCTCGCTCATCCACTAGACCTAAGCCAATCCAACATCGAGCGAGCTCTTCTTTGGAAATATTGTTATCCTCTGGCCATAGTGCACAAGTCAAAAAACATTTCCTCAGAGTGTTGTTGCGTAAACTATCAAAACTAAATTTGACCTGGCTGAAAACAACTCTTTCCATATCTAGAGGGTCATCGTTATCGCAACATGACCGTTTCATATGTTGGATGGCATATTCCCACTCAATTGTGTCAAATTTTGCATACATTGCCCTTCCAATAGTTATCAAAGCTAATGGCAAGCCCTTCATTTCCTTCGCAAGTTCTCTTGCAAGAGTACCAATGTGAGGACTATAAGAAAGAGTTTCGTTCCCGACCTTATCTTTGAATAGCTGCCATGCCTCATCCTCCCGCAGACAAGTTACTTTAAACTCTTTTCTCACCTCCATTTGACCACAAATTTTTCTTGATCTTGTTGTGAGCACCACTTTTCTCTTGATTTGGTTCACACTTCCAAGGGGGTATGGCAAGCCAACTGCTTGCAGATCAATTTGGTCCCAGAGATCATCCAGCAATATAAGAAAGTTTCTCTTCTTCAGGAAGTCAAAGATGACACGAGATTGAGATTCCATATTACCATCTTGGTTCAGGTCAAGTTGGCGTGCAATGTGAATTTGGATCTTTTCCACCGAACACCCCCTTGAAGCTGTCACTTGTACGACATAGTTAAAGGTCACGTCTCCATCCAGCGAGTTCTTGATATTTTTCAAAAGGTGTGTTTTCCCTACTCCACCTGGACCCCATATTCCAATCACTCCCACAGGATCATCCTTAATGAACCGCAAGGCCTCTTGAAGGTTAAGTTCCTCTGTAGACATTGATGGACCAGATTCGACTGTAATAACATGAGGAGTATCATTGAGACATTCTTGGACCGCACAGGCATTTTTAGCCGCCCCCAACCCAAGAATAACATTCTTCTCAGTACCATCATTCAGAAGCAAGTTGTTAGTGGCATCCTCCATATTTTCCAAAGTCCTTTCTACCTTCAAGGCATAAGTTCACACATGTAAATTAATAATCGAAATGGGCATTAAGATCAGCTATACAATTCTCAAAGGAAGTTACCTGTGGTATTATTAAACTACTCACACCAGCTACAATACATGTATTTCCCGTTTCACCAAGCCTATTGATTATATGTGATGTATCTGGTCTGTTTGCTTGGTTGCCATCAATGCACATTATCCCTAGCTCGGTGCATAACCGTATCTGTTTCAattgtgtgtcctcgggtgattTCCCCAACTTATTCCTCCAACTTTGAAGTACCTATTTAGATAAGAAACTGAACTGTGTTAGGTATCTATACAGAGAATGATCAATGTATAGCTGGGTACAGTGACTCAATATGTACTTGCAAACATACATATAGTAGCACATCTCATTTCTTCATATTTAAAATAGTAACAACAACCATTCAGTAAAACTTAAAATTATCTAGTCAAAATAATAATATGTCTGACCAACTTATGACTAAAATAAATTGTTATAATTCCAGCATTTATTAGCAGACAAAAATAATGGTAAAATATGGGTAATTAATATAGTATGTTACTACTACACTGCTATGGCTTAAAGTGGCTCATCATGCCTAGGCATGTATATGCGATGCTATTGTACATCTAGGAGTACAACCCACCATGCCGCCACACAACCAACCCATCACATCTACTAAACCACCACTTCCACCCCATAGGCCCAACAAATCTACCCACAAATTACTGTCATTTTATCATGACTTTATGACCCCTTTAGAAGTTAAACCATTTTTTTAGTTATGACCATGCCTTATTGTCACATCTAGCTTATGAAGGACAAAATTTCTTTAGTTGTTCATAATCACCTCAATAGCTTGGCTGGGAAGAAAACAAATTGCATGAGATGCATAGGTTAAAACCTTATGTGTCCTTTGCTTTTAATTAAAAATATACAAATGTTCTCATAGCAGTAAAATCATGCCATATTCCAATGGCTAATTGCCTTTGTAGTTTCACATGGTTGATTTGAAGATAAATTTGACGGTTTCAAACTATAAACTCGTTGTTTGCATCTTATAAAATCACATAGAAGAAACTATGAACTGCCAGTAAAAGAATTCTACCTTGTACTCACAAACCaatacacaaacaaacaaagaacATTGCTTCACTGACAACATCAATTCAAGCTTGGGCAGGAAAACATTACTCCAAAATAAATGATTGTACCTATAACTGCTTATAGACCATCCAAACGTGTAGCAACAAAAAAAGGTACAAATACAATATTGCACCTCTTAATAATAGATATGTAGAACTCACATGCAATGGTTCTATCTAACTAGGTTCACAAATCATCCTATTACCTCCAATTTTTCTATCATTCGGTAATCCATATTTCAGAGCTTAACATGCTCTCCAATATAATTTTATCACTTATCTTACTTCTTGTGGATACTGTGTCAACTATCAGATATATCGTTACTCATTGACATGTCTATTACTCTCACTATGCAGACAAGAAGAGCCAACATTAATGGAATTTAGATATGCCTTCGTGGATCCTAGAAGGATCTAGCACCATATAAATTGCATTTCCATGTTCTGCTGAAACAAATAGAAATAAAGGCTATCTTCCTAGAGATACTTTACTACGTCTGCTTTGAAGAATGATACCATGTAATCTCTCAAAGAAGTTCAAAGTAAAAGAGAAATATGGCTATTTTCAAATCTAGCGTTTATCCTTTTCTTGAGGGAGGTCTAGCCTTTATTTTCAAGTTATTCTTACATCATCAACATCAGGATATGCTGGATACCACTTTTTTCCTGTCAGCATCTCTATAATTACGACACCAAGACTGTAAATATCTGACTTGTATGTGATTGTGTATATGTCTCCGCTATGGAACTCTGGTGCCATATAACCCCTGCACAAAAATTTGTAGTCATCGAATGGGAAATGGAAAAATAATGCAATTTAGTCCTAAGAACAAAAAGAATGATTCAAGAGGCTTTGCCAACTTACAGCGTTCCAGACATATTTTTGGTAATAGCCCGACTTTGATTTTCATTAAAGTACCTTGACAGACCAAAGTCGGTAATTTTCGGTGTCATGTTGTCATCCAGCAAAATATTTGCGGGCTTCAGATCTAAGTGAACAATATGATTCAAATGAAGGTAATGTAAACCCTCACATATTCCCGTTATTATCTGATAGCTCTTTATCCAGTCAAGTCCACAAGATGCATCTATTAAAGAAAGAGAGAATCCAAGAAAATATGGTTTAGTGTTTGTTATATATTAAGTGCTTAATTTGGAAATGCTAGATAGAATACGACACCACAAGTGTCACGGCATGTGTGGGCTGCTTGAACAAAATAATATTTATTATATTTTTTTAAAATGGAAACAAAAGTTGCACGTCACATGATCATACCTTTGATATACTCATCAAGACTTCCTTTAGGTACATACTCAAAGCAGAGCAACCTTTGTCACACATCTGCCATGATAAAATCTCCGTTGTGACCTACCATTTCTCCTTGTATGTTAGCACAATATCCCAAAAACCGTACTATATTTTTGTGCTTCACCATCATTAAACAATGAATCTCTTCATCAACTTTATTATCAGGAATATCAAGCCTTTCAGACAGCTTCTTCACAGCAACGGTCCCATTCTCAAGCATTCCCTACAAGTTGCAAGATGCTTTGTCAGCATCGAAGTGAGTTCTTG
This genomic window contains:
- the LOC109765184 gene encoding probable disease resistance protein At1g61300 isoform X1 — its product is MTPKITDFGLSRYFNENQSRAITKNMSGTLGYMAPEFHSGDIYTITYKSDIYSLGVVIIEMLTGKKWYPAYPDVDDVLQSWRNKLGKSPEDTQLKQIRLCTELGIMCIDGNQANRPDTSHIINRLGETGNTCIVAGVSSLIIPQVERTLENMEDATNNLLLNDGTEKNVILGLGAAKNACAVQECLNDTPHVITVESGPSMSTEELNLQEALRFIKDDPVGVIGIWGPGGVGKTHLLKNIKNSLDGDVTFNYVVQVTASRGCSVEKIQIHIARQLDLNQDGNMESQSRVIFDFLKKRNFLILLDDLWDQIDLQAVGLPYPLGSVNQIKRKVVLTTRSRKICGQMEVRKEFKVTCLREDEAWQLFKDKVGNETLSYSPHIGTLARELAKEMKGLPLALITIGRAMYAKFDTIEWEYAIQHMKRSCCDNDDPLDMERVVFSQVKFSFDSLRNNTLRKCFLTCALWPEDNNISKEELARCWIGLGLVDERDIQSSYTKAYSLMGDLSAACLLDGCGKLYDSVKMHDVVRDMALWISCGCGKNNGKWFAYGGVAQDEKFSIPWSQVECVSLVNNYLSELPPVGTNPRHMRMLCLRNNRLNESMIAKEVKKFTSLTYLDLSFNHLREIPKELCSLANLEHLDLSHNYYIKEVPRHFGNLIKLKFLYLEGTIIQRLPEGVISSLQALQVIDFKIQVGDDLFPRMLQELGTLSHLKAVGIYVLFFPQYELFLRESSKLAIRYLNLHILTTCSLDPSAIHDFTRGTLHELEIEMCDIKEIILGHKLAGPTCCFGTLSRLILTALSDLREITWMGTSPASLFPRLAYLMVGGCGKLNDLSWAIYLPCLEQLIIVACDLMQQAFTRHLGDDKFSEQDNVKTFPCLKYLNISKCRSLVSIGDPNVTFPSLERLELGYSRELKSLPFKMDSLPRRLQLLEIDVKSWERLDLDGVKSFLQPRLKLY
- the LOC109765184 gene encoding probable disease resistance protein At1g61300 isoform X2 — translated: MTPKITDFGLSRYFNENQSRAITKNMSGTLGYMAPEFHSGDIYTITYKSDIYSLGVVIIEMLTGKKWYPAYPDVDDVLQSWRNKLGKSPEDTQLKQIRLCTELGIMCIDGNQANRPDTSHIINRLGETGNTCIVAGVSSLIIPQVERTLENMEDATNNLLLNDGTEKNVILGLGAAKNACAVQECLNDTPHVITVESGPSMSTEELNLQEALRFIKDDPVGVIGIWGPGGVGKTHLLKNIKNSLDGDVTFNYVVQVTASRGCSVEKIQIHIARQLDLNQDGNMESQSRVIFDFLKKRNFLILLDDLWDQIDLQAVGLPYPLGSVNQIKRKVVLTTRSRKICGQMEVRKEFKVTCLREDEAWQLFKDKVGNETLSYSPHIGTLARELAKEMKGLPLALITIGRAMYAKFDTIEWEYAIQHMKRSCCDNDDPLDMERVVFSQVKFSFDSLRNNTLRKCFLTCALWPEDNNISKEELARCWIGLGLVDERDIQSSYTKAYSLMGDLSAACLLDGCGKLYDSVKMHDVVRDMALWISCGCGKNNGKWFAYGGVAQDEKFSIPWSQVECVSLVNNYLSELPPVGTNPRHMRMLCLRNNRLNESMIAKEVKKFTSLTYLDLSFNHLREIPKELCSLANLEHLDLSHNYYIKEVPRHFGNLIKLKFLYLEGTIIQRLPEGVISSLQALQVIDFKIQVGDDLFPRMLQELGTLSHLKAVGIYVLFFPQYELFLRESSKLAISKHLLGTLVMTSSANKTM